In Streptomyces sp. TLI_146, the genomic stretch GCGGCGCGTGCTGCAGGTGCCGGTGACCGCCACGCTGCCCTACGCGCCGGATACAGCCCGCGTGCTGTCCGAGGGCACCCAAGCGCCCCGCCGGTTCACCAGGACGGCGCTCATGAAGGCCGCCCGCACCACCAGCCAGGTACTCATCCAGCGGGCCGCCATGCGCCGGGAGCGCCTGCGTCCACGCGACCCGCGCGCAACGGACGGGGAGACACCCCATGCACGCTAGGCCCCTGCACCCCGACCCCACCGTGGCACCACTGCCCCACGAACACCCACACCAGACCAGCGGCACACCCAAGCTCACCGGCGCCGCCTCGATCCCCCGGCAGCCCGGAGCGGCGGCCGCTGTCACGGTCGACTACCGGGCGGTCCGGGACATCGGGTCCCAGGTGGCCAAGCAGCGCGAGGAACTCCTCAAGTCCCAGCCCGGCATGGACCGGGCCAGCGAGGAACAGCGCTGCCTGCAGTGGATCGCCGAGGCCGTCGCGCTGTGGTCGGACGCCCAGGCGATGACACCCCCGCAGGACGAAGCGCTGCGGCGCGCCGTGTATGACCTGCTCTTCCGCGCGGGGCGGCTGCAGCCGTATCTGGACGATGACCGGGTCGAGGACATCCTCATCCAGGGGCCCGGCGAGGTGTGGCTGGATTACGGCGACGGCGAGCGGCGCCGGGTGGGGCCGGTCGCGGACTCCGAGGAGGAACTGCTGGAGCTGTTGCGGGAGCTGGCCCGCAGCTGCGGGCACAGCGAGCGCACCATCTCCACCGCCAGCCCGACGCTGGCGCTGTCCCTCAAGGACGGCTCGCGTCTGCAGGCTATTACCGGGCTCGGGCCGATGACGTACGCGGTCATCCGCCGCCACCGCATCTCCCACGCGGATCTCGACGACCTGGTGCGCATGGGCACTATCGATGCGGTCCTGCGCACCTTCCTCGGCGCCGCCGTACGGGCCGGGAAAAATTTGATGATCGCGGGGAGGCAGAAGTCCGGGAAGACGACATTGCTGCGGGCTCTGCTCAAGGAGTTCGACCCGCACTGCCGCTTCGCCACCATCCAGAGCGAGGACGAGCTGTTCGCCCACGCCAACGGCTTCCATACGCAGGTGGTGTCCCTGGTGGGCCGCGAGTCCAACGGGGAGAAGGACGCCAGCGGGCGCGGCGCCGGTGAGGTCACGCTGCTGGACTTGATGCATCCCGCTTTGCGGATGTCGCTGGAGCGGATCGTGGTCGGCGAGGTCCGCGGGCCGGAGATCGTCGCGATGATGCAGGCGCTGACGAACGGGTCGGGCGGCAACTTGTGCACCATCCACGCCCGGCGGCCCGACGGGGTCTTCGACCGGATCGCCGAGCTGTACGCGCTCGCCCAGGGCGCTCTCTCGGAGCAGCTCGCCTACCGGCAGACCGCCAACGGGCTGGATTTCGTGGTGTTCATCGACATGACGGACGAGACGCAGATCGGCGGGCGCCGTCACCGCTACGTCTCCCACGTCCTGGAGGTGACCGGGATCGGTGAGAGCGGGCGCCCGGCCACCAATGAGGTCTTCTCCCCCGGCCGCGAGTGGGGCGAGCTGCGGGCTGTGCCGCGGATGGCGCCGGCGTGTATCGACGACCTGTGCCGCGCCGGCTTCGACTCCGCTCTGCTGCAGCAGCCGTACGGAGCCTGGGCACAGCCGTTGCCCCTGATGATGGGGGCGGGCCGATGACCTTGTTGTCCGCGCTCCTCAGCGGCATGGCCCTCGTTGGCGGGCTGATCGGTGTCGTGGCGGGCGCGTTGGGCACCGCGGCGCCGCGCCGGGCCTCGCTGCGCCGGCGCTGGCATGCGGCGCTGTGTGGTGGGCGCCCTCAGGGCGCGGGTGCCCGGCTGCGCCGGCGCAGCGTGAGGGCCGCAGGGGGTGTGATGGGCGTGGCCGTGTGGCTGATCAGCGGGAACTTTGTCGGCGGTGCGCTGCTGGGCGCGGCCGTGATCGGCGTGCCCTGGCTGATCACCCCGGCACGGATGGCCAAGGAGCACATCGGCCGCCTCGAAGCCCTGAGCGAGTGGACCCAGCGCCTGGCCGGTCTGCTGCGGCTGGGCATGGGCCTGGAACAGGCGATGATCACCAGCCGTCAGGGGGCACCGGCCGAACTCGCCCCGCAGATCGTCACCCTGTCCGACCGGCTGCGGCTGAGCTGGCGGCCACAGGGAGCGCTGCGCGCGTTCGCCGATGAACTCGACGATGTCACCGCGGACAAAGTGGCCGCTGCGCTCATCCTGTCGGCGGGCGACCGCGGCCCGGGCCTGGCGCAGGCCCTGGA encodes the following:
- a CDS encoding CpaF family protein, yielding MHARPLHPDPTVAPLPHEHPHQTSGTPKLTGAASIPRQPGAAAAVTVDYRAVRDIGSQVAKQREELLKSQPGMDRASEEQRCLQWIAEAVALWSDAQAMTPPQDEALRRAVYDLLFRAGRLQPYLDDDRVEDILIQGPGEVWLDYGDGERRRVGPVADSEEELLELLRELARSCGHSERTISTASPTLALSLKDGSRLQAITGLGPMTYAVIRRHRISHADLDDLVRMGTIDAVLRTFLGAAVRAGKNLMIAGRQKSGKTTLLRALLKEFDPHCRFATIQSEDELFAHANGFHTQVVSLVGRESNGEKDASGRGAGEVTLLDLMHPALRMSLERIVVGEVRGPEIVAMMQALTNGSGGNLCTIHARRPDGVFDRIAELYALAQGALSEQLAYRQTANGLDFVVFIDMTDETQIGGRRHRYVSHVLEVTGIGESGRPATNEVFSPGREWGELRAVPRMAPACIDDLCRAGFDSALLQQPYGAWAQPLPLMMGAGR
- a CDS encoding type II secretion system F family protein, which produces MTLLSALLSGMALVGGLIGVVAGALGTAAPRRASLRRRWHAALCGGRPQGAGARLRRRSVRAAGGVMGVAVWLISGNFVGGALLGAAVIGVPWLITPARMAKEHIGRLEALSEWTQRLAGLLRLGMGLEQAMITSRQGAPAELAPQIVTLSDRLRLSWRPQGALRAFADELDDVTADKVAAALILSAGDRGPGLAQALEDLSGTVREEVAKKRSIEADRSKPRTTVRWMTLITIAIVVAGFFVPSYTRPYSTLLGQLVLALLTCGLVGVLALMRQLGSFRRVPRFLVTDPASTVRLPMPRPELPVTARTPQGAAW